From Geovibrio ferrireducens, the proteins below share one genomic window:
- a CDS encoding PilZ domain-containing protein: MTSLQETSESVAINRRNFVRAKIAIKMCGFFFEQGDDGSKAYTGGCFMCKSLDMSEGGMQIIHNGSLKPGDIVELRTKNAITFPKCLKCDQYYNMRSKIELQPLTVRVVWTQGGRCGLEYVNLSNFNRNVISKIVWQKHIEETRKEKQTKQ; encoded by the coding sequence ATGACATCGCTTCAGGAAACGAGTGAATCGGTTGCAATCAACCGGAGAAATTTTGTAAGAGCTAAAATCGCAATAAAAATGTGCGGCTTTTTCTTTGAGCAGGGGGACGACGGCTCAAAGGCTTACACTGGCGGCTGCTTCATGTGCAAATCACTGGACATGAGTGAGGGCGGCATGCAGATAATCCACAACGGCAGTCTTAAACCGGGTGACATAGTTGAACTGAGGACAAAAAACGCAATAACATTCCCCAAATGCCTTAAATGCGACCAATATTATAATATGAGATCTAAAATAGAGCTCCAGCCTCTGACCGTGCGCGTTGTGTGGACTCAGGGCGGCAGATGCGGGCTTGAATATGTAAATCTGTCAAACTTCAACAGAAATGTCATTTCTAAAATTGTCTGGCAGAAGCATATAGAAGAGACCAGAAAAGAGAAGCAAACTAAACAGTAA
- a CDS encoding uracil-xanthine permease family protein, with product METISGVKKTILGLQMLFVAFGALVLVPLLTGLDPSIALFTAGAGTLLFQVITKGKVPVFLASSFAFIAPIQYGMQNFGVAKTLGGLTCAGFTYILFSLLVKQGGVKAIERYLPPIVTGPVIMVIGLNLAPVAVGMTKHFGDGQYSIRAVIIAGITLLTAIIVVAYGRKILSLIPILTAICVGYIAALIMGHVSFEPIMQAAWISIPWIEASRNGSFAFPQFDIEAIIFILPVAIAPAIEHVGDVLAISSTTGKDYLKDPGLHRTLLGDGLATSMASVLGGPPNTTYSEVTGAVALTKAFDPMYMRIAAVFAICLAFFGKLGAVLKTIPVPVMGGIMFLLFGMIAGIGINSLVRAKVDMSKPRNLIISSVILVCGIGGVNLSMWKVTLGGIGLAGIVGVVLNLILPEDK from the coding sequence ATGGAGACTATTTCGGGAGTAAAGAAGACCATTCTGGGGCTTCAGATGCTTTTCGTGGCATTCGGAGCGCTGGTTCTTGTTCCCCTGCTGACGGGGCTTGACCCGTCAATCGCCCTGTTTACCGCAGGAGCCGGAACTCTGCTTTTCCAGGTTATTACAAAGGGTAAAGTGCCTGTTTTTCTTGCAAGTTCTTTCGCATTTATCGCACCTATTCAGTACGGTATGCAGAATTTCGGCGTTGCCAAAACTCTCGGCGGTCTTACCTGCGCAGGGTTTACCTATATTTTATTCAGTCTGCTTGTGAAGCAGGGCGGAGTGAAGGCGATAGAAAGATACCTTCCTCCCATTGTCACAGGCCCTGTTATAATGGTGATTGGCCTCAACCTCGCCCCTGTTGCTGTTGGCATGACAAAGCACTTCGGTGACGGTCAGTACAGCATAAGGGCGGTAATCATCGCCGGAATAACCCTCCTTACTGCCATAATAGTAGTTGCATACGGCAGAAAAATTCTCAGCCTCATCCCTATACTTACTGCAATCTGTGTCGGTTATATCGCAGCCCTCATCATGGGGCATGTGAGCTTTGAGCCCATTATGCAGGCAGCATGGATCTCCATTCCCTGGATAGAGGCTTCCAGAAACGGTTCTTTTGCATTTCCTCAGTTTGATATAGAAGCGATTATATTCATACTCCCTGTTGCCATTGCTCCTGCTATTGAGCACGTGGGCGATGTTCTCGCAATAAGCTCCACCACGGGGAAAGACTACCTCAAAGACCCCGGACTCCACAGAACACTCCTCGGTGACGGTCTTGCGACAAGTATGGCAAGCGTTCTCGGCGGACCTCCCAATACCACATATTCCGAAGTTACGGGCGCAGTGGCGCTCACAAAGGCTTTTGACCCTATGTATATGCGCATAGCGGCAGTGTTTGCCATATGCCTTGCCTTCTTCGGCAAGCTCGGCGCTGTGCTTAAAACCATCCCCGTTCCTGTAATGGGCGGCATAATGTTCCTTCTTTTCGGAATGATAGCGGGCATAGGCATCAACTCCCTTGTCAGGGCAAAAGTTGATATGTCCAAACCCAGAAACCTGATCATCTCTTCCGTTATTCTTGTATGCGGAATAGGCGGCGTTAACCTTTCCATGTGGAAAGTTACCCTCGGCGGCATAGGGCTTGCGGGTATAGTGGGCGTTGTTCTCAACCTGATTCTTCCTGAGGATAAGTAA
- the upp gene encoding uracil phosphoribosyltransferase has translation MEEFKNLTVISHPLIQHKLRYIRDKKTSKRDFKELVDEVAMLMAYEITKDFPLRKVKIKTPICEMEADEVSGKKVVLVPILRAGLGMVEGVLKLMPSARVGHIGLYRDHETLQPVQYYFKVPQNCEKREFILIDPMLATGGSAIAAAQMLKEKGAESIKFMSLIAAPEGVRAFCSAHPDIKVYTAALDEKLNELGYIVPGLGDAGDRLFGTK, from the coding sequence ATGGAGGAGTTTAAGAATCTTACTGTGATCAGCCACCCGCTGATTCAGCATAAGCTGCGTTACATCAGGGACAAAAAAACCTCAAAGCGGGACTTCAAGGAGCTTGTGGATGAGGTTGCCATGCTTATGGCATATGAAATTACCAAAGATTTTCCCCTGAGGAAGGTTAAGATAAAAACCCCTATCTGTGAGATGGAAGCCGATGAGGTTTCCGGCAAGAAGGTGGTGCTCGTGCCGATTCTCCGTGCGGGGCTCGGCATGGTGGAGGGCGTGCTTAAACTCATGCCTTCCGCCCGTGTGGGGCATATCGGCCTTTACAGGGATCACGAAACCCTCCAACCTGTGCAGTATTACTTCAAGGTTCCGCAGAACTGCGAGAAGAGGGAGTTCATACTGATAGACCCCATGCTGGCAACAGGCGGTTCCGCTATTGCCGCGGCGCAAATGCTTAAGGAGAAGGGTGCGGAATCGATCAAGTTTATGAGCCTGATCGCCGCTCCCGAAGGTGTGCGGGCTTTCTGCAGCGCTCACCCTGATATTAAGGTGTACACTGCTGCCCTTGATGAAAAGCTTAATGAGCTCGGCTATATTGTCCCCGGTCTCGGCGATGCCGGAGACAGGCTTTTCGGAACGAAATAA
- a CDS encoding alpha-E domain-containing protein: protein MLSKVANRVYWLGRYMERTENTAKLVNVYTSLLLDMPKGTDVGWHSLLKITGSEETFGSMYDEMNEQNVTSFLLTEQRHMGSMLCSLSMARENARTSRDILPREAWEVVNEIYILAKTDKDTILSRSGRYQLLTRIVHSGQRLEGILAGGLSRNHTHTFLHLGRLIERADTTTRIVDAGALLLSENSLKKMRSLEGIVWMNLLKTLSAYQMYRQEVKRQIVGTEVIRFLLKDARFPRSVKFCADSLELLATRLPNCYAVRGKINMLLQKLKDFSPDGAGEMEIHRFMDDIQIELYDIDSAISATWFNSELAG from the coding sequence ATGCTTTCAAAGGTTGCAAACAGAGTCTACTGGCTCGGAAGATACATGGAACGCACGGAAAACACGGCAAAGCTTGTAAATGTCTACACCAGCCTTCTGCTTGATATGCCGAAGGGAACTGATGTCGGCTGGCACAGCCTGCTGAAAATAACGGGCTCTGAGGAAACTTTCGGCAGCATGTACGATGAAATGAATGAGCAGAATGTTACCTCCTTTCTGCTGACCGAACAGAGACACATGGGTTCCATGCTCTGTTCCCTCTCCATGGCCAGAGAAAATGCCCGCACCAGCCGGGACATTCTTCCGAGGGAGGCATGGGAGGTTGTTAATGAAATATATATCCTTGCGAAAACAGATAAAGATACGATATTATCCCGCAGCGGGCGCTACCAACTCCTCACCCGCATAGTTCACAGCGGGCAGAGGCTTGAGGGGATACTCGCCGGAGGACTCAGCAGAAACCACACCCACACGTTCCTTCACCTTGGGCGGCTTATAGAAAGGGCAGATACCACAACAAGAATAGTTGATGCCGGAGCCCTGCTGCTGTCTGAAAACAGCCTGAAAAAGATGCGCAGTCTGGAAGGAATAGTATGGATGAACCTGCTGAAAACCCTCAGTGCATACCAGATGTACAGACAGGAAGTGAAAAGGCAGATTGTCGGTACGGAGGTTATCCGCTTCCTGCTTAAAGATGCCAGATTCCCGCGTTCGGTAAAATTCTGCGCAGACTCGCTGGAACTTCTGGCAACCAGACTGCCCAACTGCTACGCTGTGCGCGGAAAAATAAATATGCTGCTCCAGAAGCTGAAGGATTTCTCACCGGACGGAGCAGGCGAAATGGAAATACACAGATTCATGGATGACATACAGATTGAGCTTTACGATATAGACAGCGCAATATCAGCCACATGGTTTAACTCGGAACTTGCCGGATGA
- a CDS encoding circularly permuted type 2 ATP-grasp protein, whose protein sequence is MPIGWNDYDPSQFFDEVMEKKGTPRKASRELFEHLKKLSSRDIYTRKKTAEAAIVELGITFTVYGEGTNIDRAMPFDIIPRVMCGDEWKKISDGLSQRLKVLNMFINDLYNKQEVIKAGIIPEDVISTSRNFRRECIGMTPAHGAWANICGSDLVRDQSGTMYVLEDNLRVPSGVSYMLENRKITKRVFPELFKDINIIPVDDYPSKLFDMLTSMAPDGASNPEIVVLTPGIFNSAYFEHAFLAQQMGAELVEGTDLHVSDDNRVYMKTIEGLAPVDVIYRRIDDDFLDPEVFRSDSALGVPGLMRAWKAGNVAIANAPGTGVADDKVVYAYVPDMIRFYLGEEPLIPNVETYLCRREDHMKYVLEHLAELVVKPANESGGYGMLVGPHSTKEQVETFRELIQQNPRNYIAQPTLNLSVTPTLTEDGIDGRHIDLRPFILQGSGTYVTAGGLTRVALKKGSLVVNSSQGGGSKDTWVIEEEV, encoded by the coding sequence ATGCCTATCGGCTGGAATGATTATGACCCGTCACAGTTCTTTGACGAGGTAATGGAAAAGAAAGGAACGCCCCGGAAGGCTTCCAGAGAACTTTTCGAGCATCTGAAAAAGCTTTCATCAAGAGACATATACACCCGCAAGAAAACAGCCGAGGCAGCAATAGTTGAACTGGGCATAACCTTCACCGTTTACGGGGAAGGGACAAATATAGACCGTGCCATGCCGTTTGACATCATCCCGCGCGTGATGTGCGGCGATGAGTGGAAAAAAATATCCGACGGACTCTCCCAGAGGCTGAAAGTTCTGAATATGTTCATCAACGACCTGTACAACAAGCAGGAAGTGATAAAGGCAGGGATAATACCTGAGGATGTTATATCCACCTCCCGCAACTTCCGCCGCGAGTGCATAGGCATGACACCTGCCCACGGCGCATGGGCAAACATATGCGGAAGCGATCTTGTGCGTGACCAGAGCGGAACCATGTATGTTCTGGAGGATAATCTCCGTGTTCCCTCCGGTGTTTCCTATATGCTTGAAAACCGCAAGATAACCAAAAGAGTTTTTCCCGAATTATTCAAAGATATAAATATCATACCTGTGGACGACTATCCGTCCAAACTGTTCGACATGCTCACCTCCATGGCGCCGGACGGAGCGTCAAACCCTGAGATTGTGGTACTCACGCCGGGAATATTCAACTCAGCCTATTTCGAACACGCCTTCCTTGCTCAGCAGATGGGCGCTGAGCTTGTGGAAGGAACAGATCTGCACGTCAGTGACGATAACAGGGTATACATGAAAACCATAGAGGGGCTTGCCCCTGTGGATGTGATATACCGCAGGATAGATGACGACTTCCTCGATCCGGAAGTGTTCAGGAGCGACTCTGCCCTCGGTGTGCCGGGGCTCATGCGTGCATGGAAGGCGGGTAATGTGGCAATAGCCAACGCTCCGGGAACCGGCGTGGCGGATGATAAGGTCGTGTATGCCTATGTGCCGGATATGATACGCTTTTATCTCGGTGAGGAGCCGCTTATCCCCAATGTTGAAACATATCTCTGCCGCAGGGAAGACCATATGAAGTATGTGCTTGAACACCTTGCGGAACTCGTGGTCAAGCCCGCAAACGAATCCGGCGGCTACGGCATGCTTGTGGGCCCCCACTCCACAAAGGAGCAGGTTGAAACCTTCCGGGAGCTTATCCAGCAGAACCCAAGAAACTACATCGCCCAGCCTACGCTGAACCTCTCGGTCACCCCTACCCTCACGGAAGACGGTATAGACGGCCGCCACATTGACCTCCGCCCGTTCATATTACAGGGTTCCGGAACATATGTCACCGCAGGCGGACTTACCCGTGTGGCTCTCAAAAAGGGCTCTCTGGTTGTCAACTCCTCGCAGGGGGGCGGCAGCAAGGACACCTGGGTTATAGAGGAGGAGGTGTAG
- a CDS encoding nitronate monooxygenase has protein sequence MSHPLIIQGGMGAAVSNWTLAREVSRQGQLGVVSGVAMDVIFARRLQEGDKGGHMRRALAAFPFQDAAAKILKKYFREEGLAESGRYMNVPMHSINSPKELVELTVAANFAEVYLAKEGHSGKVGINLLEKIQLPNLASLYGAMLAGVDYVIMGAGIPREIPGILDRFSENLRGDMRLNVEGALKDESFHISLDPKELFGSGLPSLKRPDFLAIISSNILATTMVKKSTGKVDGLVVEYPIAGGHNAPPRGGMVVDDLGEPVYGDKDLIDLEKLRSLDVPFWLAGAFAEANKLKEAIKKGAAGVQLGTAFAFCRESGLDEKLRKAILSFGKFEVKTDIFASPTGFPFKVLKVLGTLSEASEYAARPRICNLGYLRTLFRKEDGTVGYRCPAEPVKSYVDKGGKEEDTVGRKCLCNGLLANIGHATQYMNGYFEKPLVTAGSCFAAVKEFITNGNHSFSAKDVIDYVLGDLKPAEQE, from the coding sequence ATGAGTCATCCACTTATCATACAAGGCGGAATGGGCGCTGCGGTTTCCAACTGGACACTCGCCAGAGAGGTCTCCAGACAGGGGCAGCTCGGCGTGGTTTCAGGCGTAGCCATGGACGTGATTTTCGCCAGAAGGCTTCAGGAAGGTGACAAAGGCGGACACATGAGACGCGCTCTTGCCGCATTTCCCTTTCAGGATGCCGCTGCTAAAATTCTGAAAAAATATTTCAGGGAAGAGGGCCTCGCCGAAAGCGGCAGGTATATGAATGTGCCGATGCACAGCATTAATTCACCCAAAGAGCTTGTTGAACTCACTGTGGCCGCCAACTTTGCGGAGGTCTACCTCGCCAAAGAAGGGCACAGCGGCAAAGTGGGCATTAATCTGCTTGAAAAAATACAGCTTCCCAACCTCGCTTCCCTTTACGGGGCAATGCTCGCCGGGGTTGACTATGTAATAATGGGCGCGGGGATTCCCAGAGAGATTCCGGGCATACTCGACCGCTTTTCCGAGAACCTCAGAGGCGATATGAGGCTTAATGTTGAGGGAGCGCTCAAGGATGAGAGCTTTCATATTTCCCTCGATCCGAAGGAGCTTTTCGGCAGCGGGCTTCCGTCCCTTAAAAGGCCGGACTTCCTTGCCATCATCTCCTCCAATATACTGGCCACAACAATGGTTAAGAAATCCACAGGCAAGGTTGACGGTCTGGTTGTGGAATACCCCATCGCGGGCGGTCACAACGCACCTCCAAGAGGCGGTATGGTTGTTGATGATTTGGGTGAGCCTGTCTACGGGGATAAGGACTTGATTGATCTTGAAAAACTCAGGTCACTCGATGTTCCCTTCTGGCTTGCCGGAGCATTCGCCGAGGCTAATAAGCTTAAGGAAGCAATCAAAAAAGGCGCTGCTGGTGTGCAGCTTGGAACAGCTTTCGCATTTTGCAGAGAATCAGGGCTTGATGAAAAACTCAGAAAGGCTATCCTCTCTTTCGGCAAGTTCGAAGTGAAGACAGATATATTCGCCTCCCCCACAGGGTTTCCCTTTAAGGTGCTTAAGGTTCTCGGTACACTTTCCGAGGCTTCGGAATATGCCGCGAGACCCAGAATCTGCAATCTCGGCTATCTTCGTACACTTTTCAGAAAGGAAGACGGCACAGTGGGCTACAGATGCCCCGCTGAGCCTGTGAAATCATATGTGGACAAAGGCGGTAAAGAGGAGGATACGGTAGGGCGTAAATGCCTCTGCAACGGCCTTCTCGCCAACATAGGCCACGCCACGCAGTATATGAACGGTTATTTCGAAAAGCCTTTGGTTACAGCGGGTTCTTGCTTTGCCGCGGTTAAGGAATTTATCACAAACGGCAACCACTCTTTCAGCGCAAAGGATGTTATTGACTATGTGCTGGGAGATCTTAAACCTGCCGAACAGGAATAA
- a CDS encoding NAD(P)H-dependent oxidoreductase encodes MHKILLVSGHPSPESSVVNSTIAEELSKTDGVAVRCLTDISAGGCFDVEAEQAALLDADIIIFQFPLQWFNMPWIFKKWLSDVFTDGFAFGEGGEKLRGKTLIASATMGGRVDDSSSKPAFNLLNDIKEFAEYTGMVYAEPVVSGSYLFVPYLAGDKEDIRRRALEHADELKRRIAFSSER; translated from the coding sequence ATGCATAAAATACTTCTGGTGTCCGGTCACCCCAGTCCGGAGAGCTCTGTTGTTAACAGCACAATAGCAGAGGAACTCAGTAAAACGGACGGGGTGGCTGTGCGCTGCCTCACAGACATTTCAGCCGGCGGATGCTTCGATGTGGAAGCTGAACAGGCCGCCCTCTTAGATGCGGATATTATCATCTTCCAGTTCCCGCTCCAGTGGTTTAATATGCCGTGGATATTCAAGAAATGGCTCTCTGATGTTTTTACGGACGGATTTGCCTTCGGTGAAGGCGGGGAGAAGCTCAGGGGGAAAACGCTCATAGCCTCCGCCACTATGGGTGGCAGGGTTGATGACTCATCGTCCAAACCTGCGTTTAACCTTCTGAATGATATTAAAGAGTTTGCCGAGTACACCGGAATGGTGTATGCAGAGCCCGTGGTGAGCGGCAGCTATCTTTTTGTGCCTTACCTCGCAGGAGATAAGGAGGATATAAGGAGGCGGGCTCTTGAGCATGCGGATGAATTAAAGAGAAGAATAGCCTTCTCCTCTGAGCGATAG
- a CDS encoding methyl-accepting chemotaxis protein, with amino-acid sequence MFNISIKKKLAVFVLGASLVVFAGLFLYMLSLTRDISKSVFAKTADNLVYSLNEKLAAKDDVGLTNALAVVSNQAVVDALVTGNRELALEPIQKLSESFKENTKLKNVQIHIHTADIKSFLRAWSPKKYGDDLSSFRHSLIEMKRVRKPMVVFEIGFAGLSHRAIVPIFHQGEYVGSMEFIQGVNDIVEELKERETDVLMLMDQKYLDIAEEARENPKMGRYVVAQKSFNSELVDAVKDIDAALLVKDGYAEVGGYFITAVPATGLNGMEIGYFLLAEKSEIVMAEINEANRIVKIFMFGAAALVITILAVMFTVLNVLVFRRVKILAGIFEEISRGEGDLTRRINSSVHDELGVLCDHFDRFISKINGIISEVKLNAAGVASGNSELASTTEQFSSTFQEQAAQVSGVAAALEEMSASAGEINASLTDGISFSETASETVENGRRQLTEAVERIEGIRAETGRLAGSIDRLGEASSRIGDIISVINDIADQTNLLALNAAIEAARAGEAGRGFAVVADEVRKLAERTQNATKEVGGLITSLQTETKSASAHMDSAEKTVDEGVGAIKEVDGYFNNIVDAVNDIRSAMAVIRTAVDEQGRAIAGTNDNVQVISAGVEESSSGMTEVSRTVTDLQRLAEELDSLVRRFRTE; translated from the coding sequence ATGTTTAATATTTCGATTAAAAAGAAACTTGCTGTTTTTGTTCTCGGTGCGTCCTTGGTTGTTTTTGCCGGTCTTTTTCTGTATATGCTCAGTCTCACCAGAGACATATCTAAGTCGGTATTTGCAAAGACAGCAGACAACCTTGTCTATTCGCTTAATGAAAAACTTGCCGCAAAAGACGATGTCGGGCTTACAAATGCGCTTGCCGTTGTAAGCAATCAGGCTGTTGTTGATGCTCTGGTCACAGGTAACAGGGAGCTTGCCTTAGAGCCGATTCAGAAACTTTCTGAGAGCTTTAAGGAAAATACCAAACTGAAAAATGTTCAGATTCATATTCATACCGCGGATATAAAGTCTTTCCTGCGCGCATGGAGTCCTAAAAAATACGGGGACGACCTCAGTTCATTCCGTCACTCGCTTATTGAAATGAAAAGAGTAAGAAAGCCCATGGTAGTTTTTGAAATAGGCTTTGCAGGGCTTTCCCACAGGGCTATTGTGCCAATCTTCCATCAAGGTGAGTATGTTGGCTCTATGGAGTTTATTCAGGGAGTAAACGACATAGTTGAAGAACTCAAGGAAAGAGAAACTGACGTTCTCATGCTTATGGATCAGAAATATCTCGATATAGCTGAGGAAGCACGGGAAAATCCGAAGATGGGCAGATATGTGGTCGCGCAGAAAAGCTTTAACAGCGAGCTTGTTGACGCTGTTAAGGATATAGATGCCGCTCTTCTTGTGAAGGACGGATATGCCGAGGTTGGCGGATATTTTATCACCGCAGTTCCTGCAACCGGTCTGAACGGTATGGAGATAGGCTATTTCCTTCTGGCAGAAAAATCCGAAATAGTTATGGCCGAGATAAACGAAGCAAACAGGATTGTGAAAATATTCATGTTCGGCGCTGCTGCTTTGGTAATTACTATTCTTGCGGTAATGTTTACTGTGCTTAATGTGCTTGTATTCAGAAGGGTAAAAATTCTGGCAGGAATATTTGAGGAGATCTCCAGAGGTGAAGGAGACCTTACCAGGAGAATCAACAGCAGTGTGCATGATGAACTCGGCGTACTCTGCGATCATTTTGACAGGTTTATATCAAAGATAAACGGAATAATTTCCGAAGTGAAGCTTAATGCCGCAGGTGTGGCATCAGGCAACTCGGAACTGGCTTCCACCACGGAACAGTTCAGCAGCACGTTTCAGGAACAGGCGGCGCAGGTTTCCGGAGTTGCCGCCGCTCTGGAGGAGATGAGCGCCTCGGCAGGAGAAATAAACGCAAGCCTGACAGACGGCATAAGCTTTTCGGAAACAGCTTCGGAAACGGTTGAAAACGGCCGCAGACAGCTTACTGAGGCAGTGGAAAGGATCGAAGGCATCCGCGCCGAAACGGGCAGATTGGCCGGCTCAATAGACAGGCTCGGCGAAGCGTCATCCAGAATAGGCGATATTATCAGTGTTATAAACGATATTGCTGATCAGACCAACCTTCTGGCTCTGAATGCGGCTATAGAGGCTGCAAGGGCAGGGGAAGCGGGCAGAGGTTTTGCCGTTGTTGCTGATGAGGTGCGCAAGCTGGCGGAAAGAACCCAGAACGCCACCAAAGAGGTTGGCGGGCTGATAACCAGTCTCCAGACTGAGACAAAAAGCGCCTCCGCCCATATGGACAGCGCAGAGAAGACAGTGGATGAAGGTGTCGGGGCAATTAAGGAAGTTGACGGATATTTTAACAATATAGTGGACGCTGTTAACGACATCCGTTCCGCTATGGCCGTGATAAGAACAGCCGTGGATGAGCAGGGCAGGGCGATAGCCGGAACAAACGATAATGTTCAGGTTATCTCCGCAGGTGTGGAGGAAAGCTCATCCGGTATGACAGAGGTCAGCCGGACGGTTACGGATCTCCAGAGGCTGGCAGAAGAGCTTGACTCTCTGGTCAGAAGATTCAGAACAGAATAG
- a CDS encoding peroxiredoxin, protein MSLVTRQAPLFKEISVVGKEFKDVSLESYRGKWVVLFFYPLDFTFVCPTEITALSDATPEFAKRNAQIVGVSTDSKFSHLAWINTPRSEGGLGEIAYPLVADFTKKISEDYGVLLPGGMALRATFIIDPEGVVQFELVHDLGIGRNVDEIMRSLDALQFVRQHGEVCPAGWTPGKDTMIPDPEKKKAFFKKNPAGHQS, encoded by the coding sequence ATGAGCCTTGTAACCAGACAAGCACCGCTTTTTAAAGAAATATCCGTCGTGGGAAAAGAATTTAAAGACGTAAGCCTCGAAAGCTACAGAGGAAAATGGGTTGTTCTTTTCTTCTACCCCCTCGACTTCACATTTGTTTGCCCCACTGAAATCACAGCGCTTTCAGACGCAACACCCGAATTTGCAAAAAGAAACGCACAGATAGTCGGCGTTTCCACTGACAGCAAATTCTCACACCTTGCATGGATTAACACTCCCCGTTCCGAAGGCGGCCTCGGCGAAATAGCCTACCCCCTTGTTGCGGATTTCACTAAAAAAATCTCCGAGGACTACGGTGTACTTCTCCCCGGCGGAATGGCTCTCAGAGCAACTTTCATCATCGATCCCGAAGGCGTTGTACAGTTTGAGCTTGTTCACGACCTCGGCATAGGCAGAAACGTTGACGAAATAATGAGAAGCCTTGACGCTCTCCAGTTCGTAAGACAGCACGGTGAGGTTTGCCCCGCAGGCTGGACACCCGGAAAAGACACGATGATCCCTGATCCTGAAAAGAAAAAAGCATTCTTTAAGAAGAACCCTGCGGGACATCAGTCTTAA